GCCCATGACGCCAAGGCCGATGCGGCGGATGCGCTTGGAGAGCGCGTCGATTTCCGGCAGCGGGTACTTGTTGACGTCGATGATGTTGTCGAGGAAGTGCGTCGAGAGGCGCACGTCCTTGCCGAACGACTCCCAGTCCATGGCGCCGTCGTGCACGTAGTAGCCGATGTTGATCGACCCCAGGTTGCAGACGTCGTACGGGAGGAGCGGCTGCTCGCCGCACGGGTTGGTGGCCTCGTACAGGCCGAGGTGCGGGACTGGGTTGTAGCGGTTGGCTTCGTCGATGAAGAAGACGCCAGGCTCGCCGGTGCGCCACGCCCCCTCGATCATCCGGTCCCACACCATGCGGGCGTCGAGCTGCCCGGCGACCTCGCCATTGGACGGGTCGATGAGGTCATAGGAGGCGTTGGCCTTGAGCGCCTCCATGAACTTGGTGGTGACGCCGACGGAGATGTTGAAGTTGGTGATCTGCGTGAGGTCTTCCTTGCAGGTGACAAACTCCATGATGTCGGGGTGGTCGACGCGAAGGATCCCCATGTTGGCGCCACGGCGCGTCCCGCCCTGCTTCACGGCGTCGGTGGACGCGTCGTAGAGCTTCATGAAGGAGACGGGACCCGAGGCGACGCCGGTCGTGGAGCGAACCATCGACCCCTTGCCGCGCAGGCGCGAGAAGGAGAAGCCGGTGCCGCCACCGCTCTGGTGGATCAAGGCCATGGAGCGGAGCGTGTCGTAGATGCCGTTGTTGCCGTTGGAGAGCGCGTCTTCGACGGGGAGGACGAAGCACGCCGAGAGCTGGCCTAACGGGCGGCCCGCGTTCATCAGCGTTGGGGAGTTAGGCTCGAAGCGCGACTCCGTCATGAGACGGTAGAAGGCATCGGCGACCTCGTTCACGGCCCCCTCGCTGGCGCCATATCGGCGATCCGCCTCGGCGACGACCGTGGCGACGCGCCAGAAGAGCGCTTCGGCGGTCTCGGTCGGCTTACCGGTCGCGTCCTTGATGAGGTAGCGCTTCTCGAGAACGGTGATGGCGTTCTTGGTGAGCTTGACGGGACCGGCGGGCGGCTTGGAGGGGAGTGGCATGATGGGGTGGAGCCTCCACAGATGTATGAACGCAGACGAAACGCAGACGAGACGCAGGCGAAGCGCTGAGCGAAGCCGGGCGAGCGTAACCAGGGGTCAGTTCAGGGCGGGCGGGCAGTTTAGTTCTGCTCGTGAGAGCGCGCCAGTGCCCTTGGAAGTGCTCGTACACCAACAAGTTAGCTTATCAACATCACGAATCAGTCACCCGTGCCGATTGTCCACTTTCAAGCGGCCCGGGCCGTTGAAAAACGGACTGGAATCTGGACGAGCACTCGACGCGTTGTGACGGCTGCGTTACAAGCCATTGCCGAACAGGAAGTTAGGAGGCGTCTGGATGTGGGATATCGTTTGGCAAACAGATGTGGGGAGGCGATTTGGGGGGAGGTAACCCTTGACGTTCGGGGGGAAGACGCTACGGGGTTGCTTGGAAACGCGTGCCTGGGGCGCGCGGGGATGGCTTTGGCTGCCTAACTGCTAAGGGTGGCGTGCGGGGGCTGGGTGCGGCGCGCGCCTTGTGCCGTTCTTCCCTCGTAGATTCGTGTCTTCGTGTGCTCTCTCCAGCGTGGACGCGAATGCCCGTCTACGGCTTGCGCAGCCCCGCGAAGAAGTGCTCCACCCCCTCCGCCACACCCAGCGCATAGGCGTGCTGGAACTCGGGCGTGCGCAGGAGCGCCTCCTGTTCCGGGAACATGACGAAGGCGCCCTCACACAGGATGGCGGGCATCCAGGTGGGCCTCAGTACGGCGAGGTTGTCGTAGTTGATGCCGAGGTCGCGGAGCCCCATGTGGCGGACCATGGCGCGTTGCACCTCGCGGGCGAGGGGCTCGGCGCGGGGGTTGAAGTAGTAGGTGCCGGTGCCGTGGGCGGTGAAGGGGTTCACGCCGTCGGGGAGGGCGTTGAGGTGGATGGAAACGAAGGCGTGGGCGTTGGCGCGACGGGCGAGTTCGGGGCGGTCGGAAAGGCCGAGTGCGGTGGAGGTGGTGCGCGTCATGAGGACCGTGGCGCCGCGCGATTCGAGGAGGGGCTTGAGGCGCTGGGCGATCTCGAGGGTGGCGACGGCCTCGTACAGGCCAGTGGGGCCGGTGCTCCCCGCGGGCGGATGACCGGCGTCGACGGCGATGGTGAGGCCCTGCAGCGGGCGGTTAGGGTTGGCGATGCGTGGGGCGCGCCGCAGGCGCAGCACGAGGGCGCCGCGTTCCCATCGCACGAGGTAGCCGTACGGGGGCTCGCGGAGCGTGATCACGAAGCGCGCCCTCCCCTCCCCCACCGCTTCCCACGTCACTCGGCGCACGAGCGAGTCGGCAGAAGCGAGGTTGATGATGTCGGTGTTGGCGGTGGTGCCGAACAGCTCCAGCGTGAGCGATTCCGTTCCCTCGTGCACGATATAGGGCGGCCGCTCGGCCATGGGGATGACCAGGTCGCTCACCTCCGGCGAACGCGAGACTACACGGGCGTTGCCGGCCACGCGAACCGGCGCGGCGGTGCCCAGCGGGAGTTCGCGCACCTCGGCGGCGTCGACCCACACCGAGAGGTCGCGGTCGAGGCGGAGGCGGACCTGTTCTCCCGAGCGGCCGGTGACTTCGGCGACGGTGCCGGGGAGGAAGAACCACTTGTAGGTGCCGCCGCTGGGGGTCGGCTTGCCGATGACGACGCGGTCGGAGTCGGGCTCGGTTGCGGCTGGCGGCTTGGAACGCTCGCCGAGTATGGCGTAACGGGGGCCGGCCGAGTCGAGGAGAGTGACGCGGGGGGTGACTAAACGGATGGTGTCGGCGCCGCCGGTGACTTCGATGCGCCCCGGTTGTGCGAGAAGGCGCGCTTCGATGTCGGTGGACCAGAGCGTGGAGTCGGTGCCGTTGGGTGGCTGTCGCAGGGGGCGCTGGGTGCCGTCAGGGGCAAGCCATTTGACCGCGGAAAACGCGGAGGTACGCAGGGAGACTCGGACGAGGTCCGTGGAGAGGCGGGCTTCGCGTGCGGTGGGGCGGAGCGAGGAGGTGTCGACGGTGAGAGGGCCGGTCGCGGGGATTGGCTTTCTGGGGGTGGGGAAGGCCAGGCGGCGGGTGACTTTCACGGTGTCGCCGCCGCGGGCCGCCACCAGGTTCCATTGCGGCTGCTCGCGCGGGGGGAGCGGGAGCCAGGCGAGCCAGGCGCCATTGGGGAGGACGGGGACCTGGTGACCGTTGATGGTCAGGCGCGCGTCGCCGCTCCCGGTGGAGCCAAAGAGGAAGGTCGAGTCGCGGGCAGCGATCGTGGCGCCGTCGGGAGGGTAGACGACGCGGAGGTCGAGCTTGCCGTTGACGGTGGGGATGGGGGGAAAGGTCGGGGCAGAGAGCGCGGCGGTCGCGGCGACGGGGAGCGGCGCCGTTGCAGGGGGCGGTTGCATCGCGCAGGCTGCGAGCGTGACGCTGGCGAGGAGCGAGGCGAGGCGGGCGGGCTTCGCGCGATGTATCGCCGAGGGGATGGAGTGGCGCATGGGCGAATCATACCCCCGACGCGTGAGGGGGGCGAATCCACGGCTGTGGTTGCCCCGTACGGAGCGCTGTGGCATCTTCGCGCGACGTCCTTGCACCCTGGCTCGTACGCGCGTGGACGCGTGCGGGCGCGTGGGTGCGCGCGACACTGCCCTCAATCGCTTTCGACCACGCCGCTTCGAGTGACGCCCATCTCGCCCCGCCCTTTTCGGTCGTGACACCTCGGCGATGACGACACGGCCATGACATTCCGGAGATGAAGACGCCGATCGAGACGCGCGCGGCTC
Above is a genomic segment from Gemmatimonadaceae bacterium containing:
- a CDS encoding N-acetylmuramoyl-L-alanine amidase, which encodes MRHSIPSAIHRAKPARLASLLASVTLAACAMQPPPATAPLPVAATAALSAPTFPPIPTVNGKLDLRVVYPPDGATIAARDSTFLFGSTGSGDARLTINGHQVPVLPNGAWLAWLPLPPREQPQWNLVAARGGDTVKVTRRLAFPTPRKPIPATGPLTVDTSSLRPTAREARLSTDLVRVSLRTSAFSAVKWLAPDGTQRPLRQPPNGTDSTLWSTDIEARLLAQPGRIEVTGGADTIRLVTPRVTLLDSAGPRYAILGERSKPPAATEPDSDRVVIGKPTPSGGTYKWFFLPGTVAEVTGRSGEQVRLRLDRDLSVWVDAAEVRELPLGTAAPVRVAGNARVVSRSPEVSDLVIPMAERPPYIVHEGTESLTLELFGTTANTDIINLASADSLVRRVTWEAVGEGRARFVITLREPPYGYLVRWERGALVLRLRRAPRIANPNRPLQGLTIAVDAGHPPAGSTGPTGLYEAVATLEIAQRLKPLLESRGATVLMTRTTSTALGLSDRPELARRANAHAFVSIHLNALPDGVNPFTAHGTGTYYFNPRAEPLAREVQRAMVRHMGLRDLGINYDNLAVLRPTWMPAILCEGAFVMFPEQEALLRTPEFQHAYALGVAEGVEHFFAGLRKP